A DNA window from Corallococcus soli contains the following coding sequences:
- a CDS encoding S9 family peptidase — protein sequence MRAGSLGLVVGCLVWSAVASGAAPAVPARPEAGAVYDALQRMVRVQQVALSPDGARVAWVESVPPKPGAPSEATRLQVLERAHPERAPLRITASPDSAPCAEGSLAWSPDGKRLAFLSTACEGPSRQLYVADATGTSVPARRLTTVKGVVATPKWSPDGKSVGVLVIDGAEDAQGPLGPAARETGVVRASAPVKRFAVVAVEDARLRFVSPAGLFVHEYAWSPDGARVALTASPPPGDANWWIARVYAVEAATGETSLLHVPRWQVAEPTWSPDGKQLAFIEGLMSDEGNTGGDVWAVSVPERLAAKVRPGEKAALPARVPPARNLTDGMKATATDLFWPTPERLVFAAQVLGESALLAASTTPGEPTVLWKGPEHLMVSLGRDGVTSAVVRDTFTQPPEVWTGPVGAWTQATRLNADVRVAVGDVRSVTWTSDGRRVQGWLVLPSGSADVKGRKVPMVTVVHGGPAAGVTPAFNPQTVLLSARGYAVFLPNPRGSYGQGEAFVQANRRDFGHGDFRDVLSGVDAVLASAPVDPARQGITGWSYGGFLTMWAVTQTQRFQAAVAGAGIANWQSYYGTNHIDTWMLPYFGASVYDEPEVYTRSSPINAVKQVRTPTLVLHGERDVEVPASQGYEFHKALKALGVKTQLVIYADEGHGLRKPEHKKDRLLRTLDWFDANLAPVPPPPAPKVRAPTR from the coding sequence ATGCGAGCGGGAAGCCTGGGTCTGGTGGTGGGGTGCCTGGTGTGGAGCGCGGTGGCGTCCGGTGCGGCGCCGGCGGTGCCCGCGCGTCCGGAGGCGGGCGCGGTCTACGACGCGCTCCAGCGCATGGTGCGCGTGCAGCAGGTGGCGCTGTCGCCGGACGGCGCGCGCGTGGCCTGGGTGGAGTCGGTGCCGCCGAAGCCGGGCGCGCCCTCGGAGGCCACGCGGCTCCAGGTGCTGGAGCGGGCGCATCCGGAGCGGGCCCCCTTGCGCATCACCGCGTCGCCGGACAGCGCGCCGTGCGCGGAGGGGTCGCTGGCGTGGAGTCCGGACGGCAAGCGGCTCGCGTTCCTGTCCACGGCGTGCGAGGGCCCGTCGCGGCAGCTCTACGTGGCGGATGCGACCGGGACGTCCGTGCCCGCGCGCCGGCTCACGACGGTGAAGGGTGTGGTGGCCACGCCGAAGTGGTCGCCGGACGGGAAGTCGGTGGGGGTGCTCGTCATCGACGGCGCGGAGGACGCGCAGGGGCCGCTGGGGCCGGCGGCGCGTGAGACGGGCGTGGTGCGGGCGTCCGCGCCGGTGAAGCGCTTCGCGGTGGTGGCGGTGGAGGACGCGCGGCTGCGCTTCGTGTCGCCCGCGGGCCTCTTCGTCCACGAGTACGCGTGGAGTCCGGACGGGGCCCGCGTGGCGCTCACGGCCTCGCCGCCGCCGGGGGACGCGAACTGGTGGATTGCCCGCGTGTACGCGGTGGAGGCGGCGACGGGGGAGACGTCGCTGTTGCACGTGCCCCGCTGGCAGGTGGCGGAGCCGACGTGGAGCCCGGATGGGAAGCAGCTCGCGTTCATTGAAGGGCTGATGAGCGACGAGGGCAACACGGGCGGAGACGTGTGGGCGGTGTCGGTGCCGGAGCGGCTGGCGGCGAAGGTGCGGCCCGGGGAGAAGGCGGCGCTGCCGGCGCGGGTGCCTCCCGCGCGCAACCTGACGGACGGGATGAAGGCCACCGCCACGGACCTGTTCTGGCCGACGCCGGAGCGGCTGGTGTTCGCGGCGCAGGTGCTGGGCGAGTCCGCGCTGCTGGCGGCGTCAACGACGCCCGGGGAGCCCACGGTGTTGTGGAAGGGCCCGGAGCACCTGATGGTGTCGCTGGGGCGCGACGGCGTGACGAGCGCGGTGGTGCGCGACACCTTCACCCAGCCGCCGGAGGTGTGGACGGGGCCGGTGGGGGCGTGGACGCAGGCGACGCGGCTCAACGCGGACGTGCGGGTGGCGGTGGGGGACGTGCGCAGCGTGACGTGGACGAGCGACGGGCGGCGGGTGCAGGGCTGGCTGGTGCTGCCTTCGGGTTCGGCGGACGTGAAGGGCCGCAAGGTGCCCATGGTGACGGTGGTGCACGGCGGGCCGGCGGCGGGCGTCACGCCCGCGTTCAACCCGCAGACGGTGCTGCTGTCCGCGCGGGGGTACGCGGTGTTCCTGCCCAACCCGCGCGGCAGCTACGGCCAGGGAGAGGCGTTCGTGCAGGCGAACCGCCGCGACTTCGGCCACGGCGACTTCCGCGACGTGCTGTCCGGCGTGGACGCGGTGCTGGCCTCCGCGCCGGTGGACCCCGCGCGCCAGGGCATCACGGGGTGGAGCTACGGCGGCTTCCTGACGATGTGGGCGGTGACGCAGACGCAGCGCTTCCAGGCGGCGGTGGCGGGCGCGGGCATCGCGAACTGGCAGAGCTACTACGGCACGAACCACATCGACACGTGGATGCTGCCGTACTTCGGCGCGTCCGTGTACGACGAGCCGGAGGTGTACACGCGCTCGTCGCCCATCAACGCGGTGAAGCAGGTGCGCACGCCCACGCTGGTGCTGCACGGCGAGCGGGACGTGGAGGTGCCCGCGTCGCAGGGCTATGAGTTCCACAAGGCGCTGAAGGCGCTGGGGGTGAAGACCCAGCTCGTCATCTACGCGGACGAGGGCCACGGCCTGCGCAAGCCCGAACACAAGAAGGACCGGCTGCTGCGCACCCTGGACTGGTTCGACGCGAACCTGGCGCCGGTGCCACCGCCACCGGCGCCGAAGGTGCGGGCTCCAACGCGTTAG
- a CDS encoding AI-2E family transporter yields the protein MAEPEVRLELRSQVTPRTVFTVCFAVLGVIILVMLVVKTRVALTLTGIAALLALSLEHGVSRLEKRGLKRWMAIALVLLALFVAVSALGLLVIPDLVAQVDALLTQWPQLWRQVRGTGILRALNERLHSLGWNERLEEATPALAGPLPELLMSAIGGVVGLLGGVLTVFFLVVFMLVFGGGLLRRMLDLARPDYRLRYVRVLRNIYTATGGYLSGITLICAINAVLTTTMLAVLGLPFYLPLGVASGFSSLVPYAGPIIAGGFITLLTLATGGMWKALAVFVYFLLYGQLEGNVMAPLVFKRTVHVNPLLTLLAVLFCVELAGIVGAVVAVPVAAAVQIIIREVLLFRQERRAATVTLEP from the coding sequence GTGGCTGAACCCGAGGTCAGGCTGGAGCTGCGTTCCCAGGTCACGCCCCGCACGGTGTTCACCGTGTGCTTCGCGGTGCTGGGGGTGATCATCCTGGTGATGCTCGTCGTCAAGACGCGCGTGGCGCTCACGCTCACGGGCATCGCGGCGCTGCTCGCCCTGTCGCTGGAGCACGGCGTGTCGCGGCTGGAGAAGCGCGGCCTCAAGCGGTGGATGGCCATCGCGCTGGTGCTGCTGGCGCTCTTCGTGGCGGTGTCCGCGCTGGGCCTGCTGGTGATTCCGGACCTGGTGGCGCAGGTGGACGCGCTCCTCACGCAGTGGCCGCAGCTGTGGCGGCAGGTGCGCGGCACCGGCATCCTGCGCGCGCTCAACGAGCGGCTGCACAGCCTGGGCTGGAACGAGCGCCTGGAGGAGGCCACCCCGGCGCTCGCGGGCCCGCTGCCGGAGCTCCTCATGAGCGCCATTGGCGGCGTGGTGGGCCTGCTGGGCGGCGTGCTCACCGTCTTCTTCCTGGTGGTTTTCATGCTGGTGTTCGGCGGCGGCCTGCTGCGGCGCATGCTGGACCTGGCGCGTCCGGACTACCGCCTGCGCTACGTGCGCGTGCTGCGCAACATCTACACCGCGACGGGCGGCTACCTGTCCGGCATCACCCTCATCTGCGCCATCAACGCCGTGCTGACCACCACCATGCTGGCGGTGCTGGGCCTGCCCTTCTACCTGCCCCTGGGGGTCGCGAGCGGCTTCTCCAGCCTCGTGCCCTACGCGGGGCCCATCATCGCGGGCGGCTTCATCACGCTGCTGACGCTGGCGACGGGCGGCATGTGGAAGGCGCTGGCGGTGTTCGTCTACTTCCTCCTGTACGGGCAGTTGGAGGGCAACGTGATGGCGCCGCTCGTCTTCAAGCGCACCGTGCACGTCAACCCGCTGCTCACGCTGCTGGCCGTCCTCTTCTGTGTGGAACTGGCCGGTATCGTCGGCGCGGTGGTCGCGGTGCCGGTGGCGGCCGCGGTGCAGATCATCATCCGGGAAGTCCTCCTCTTCCGTCAGGAGCGCCGCGCCGCGACGGTCACCCTGGAGCCCTGA
- a CDS encoding DedA family protein, giving the protein MASPLQLLLTHGSGPLIFLVLVAGGLGLPFPEDLVQLAAGVLAHRGLMPLPAAMAVCFLGVLCGDTVLFLMCRRLGQALYTHPRTRRLFPPERRARVQALFAKHGSRVVFVGRFLSVLRVPVFAMAAAEGMPLRRFLLWDGLALCLSSPLVVTLGYVGSASVDRVAKGVGQVEHFIALAGVAALLVVLGVRHVRGRQHDRAPA; this is encoded by the coding sequence ATGGCCTCACCCCTCCAGCTGCTGCTCACCCACGGCTCCGGACCGCTCATCTTCCTGGTGCTGGTGGCTGGCGGGCTGGGGTTGCCGTTCCCGGAGGACCTCGTGCAGCTGGCCGCGGGCGTGCTCGCGCACCGGGGCCTGATGCCGCTACCGGCGGCCATGGCCGTGTGCTTCCTGGGCGTGCTGTGTGGCGACACCGTGCTCTTCCTCATGTGCCGGCGCCTGGGGCAGGCCCTGTACACGCACCCGCGCACCCGCCGCCTGTTTCCCCCTGAGCGCCGCGCGCGCGTCCAGGCGCTGTTCGCGAAGCACGGCTCGCGCGTCGTCTTCGTGGGCCGCTTCCTGTCCGTGCTGCGCGTGCCGGTGTTCGCCATGGCCGCCGCGGAGGGCATGCCCCTGCGCCGCTTCCTCCTCTGGGACGGCCTGGCGCTGTGCCTGAGCTCCCCCCTCGTGGTGACGCTGGGCTACGTGGGCTCCGCCAGCGTGGACCGCGTGGCGAAGGGCGTGGGTCAGGTGGAGCACTTCATTGCGCTGGCGGGCGTGGCCGCGCTGCTGGTCGTACTCGGCGTGCGCCACGTGCGCGGGCGTCAGCACGACCGGGCCCCTGCGTGA